GACGGTGTGACGCAACGGTATCGCCGGTACGATACAGTTCGGACGGTCGGTAGACCGTCGCCACATCCCGAAGTCCGACAACATCGACCTGAGCGGTTCGCTCCCCGGCGGCGAGTTCACGCAAGCCACAATCGGCGATTATGAGTACTGTAGAGCAGCAACTCGACGATCTGAAAGCAGAGATCACGAGCGAGTTACCGAGCGATATCTCGGTCTCCTCGGTGAAATACGAAGGCCCCGAAGTGGTGGTCTACACGCGCGATCCGAAGAAGTTCGCCCAACAGGGCGATCTCATCCGGCAACTCGCGAGCAAACTTCGCAAGCGCATCACCGTCCGCCCCGACCCGAGCGTTCTCTCGCGACCCGAAGAGGCCCGCGAGGAGATCATGAGCGTCATCCCCGAAGAGGCCGGCGTCACGGACCTCGACTTCCACGCCGACACCGGCGAGGTCGTCATCGAGGCCGAAAAGCCGGGCATGGTCATCGGCCGCCACGGCTCGACGCTCCGCGAGATCACCAAAAACGTCGGCTGGACGCCCGAGGTCGTCCGCACGCCGCCGATCGAATCCTCGACCGTCTCGAACGTCCGTAGCTTCCTCAAACAGGAACGCGACGAGCGACGGGACATCTTAGAGAAGGTCGGCCGACAGATCCACCGCGAGGAGATGTCCGACGACGAGTACGTCCGCATCACGACGCTGGGCTGCTGTCGCGAGGTCGGCCGGGCCTCGTTCATCCTCTCGACGCCCGAAACCCGGATCCTCATCGACTGCGGCGACAAACCCGGCGCCGAGGGCGAAGTGCCCTACCTCCACGCGCCGGAGGCGCTCGGCGCCGGTCCGCAGACGATCGACGCCGTCGTCCTCACCCACGCCCACCTCGACCACTCCGCGCTGATCCCGCTCCTGTTTAAGTACGGCTACGACGGGCCGATCTACTGCACGGAACCCACCCGGGACCTGATGGGCCTGTTGACGCTGGACTACCTGGACGTCGCCGCCAAGGAGGGACGCGCCCCGCCGTACGAGTCCGAGCAGGTCCGCGAGGCGATCAAACACTGCATCCCGCTCGAGTACGGCGACGTCACGGACATCGCGCCGGACGTCAAACTCACCTTCCACAACGCCGGCCACATCCTCGGCTCGGCCGTCTCGCACTTCCACATCGGCGACGGCCTCTACAACGTCGCGTTCTCCGGCGACATCCACTACGAGGACACCCGCCTGTTCAACGGCGCGACGAACGACTTCCCGCGCGTCGAGACGCTGGTGATGGAGTCGACCTACGGCGGTCGCAACGACTATCAGACCGACCAGGAGGACTCCGAGGAGAAGCTCAAGGAGGTCATCAACGAGACCTACGAGGAGGGCGGCAAGGTGCTCATCCCGGCGTTCGCCGTCGGTCGCTCCCAGGAGATCATGCTCGTCCTGGAGGAGGCGATGCGCGAGGGCGAGATCCCCTCGATGCCCGTCCACTTGGACGGGATGATCTGGGAGGCGACGGCCATCCACACCACGTATCCCGAGTACCTGCGGGACGACCTCCGGGACCGCATCTTCCACGAGGACGAGAACCCCTTCCTCGCCGACGAGTTCAACCACATCG
This portion of the Haloterrigena gelatinilytica genome encodes:
- a CDS encoding beta-CASP ribonuclease aCPSF1 — encoded protein: MSTVEQQLDDLKAEITSELPSDISVSSVKYEGPEVVVYTRDPKKFAQQGDLIRQLASKLRKRITVRPDPSVLSRPEEAREEIMSVIPEEAGVTDLDFHADTGEVVIEAEKPGMVIGRHGSTLREITKNVGWTPEVVRTPPIESSTVSNVRSFLKQERDERRDILEKVGRQIHREEMSDDEYVRITTLGCCREVGRASFILSTPETRILIDCGDKPGAEGEVPYLHAPEALGAGPQTIDAVVLTHAHLDHSALIPLLFKYGYDGPIYCTEPTRDLMGLLTLDYLDVAAKEGRAPPYESEQVREAIKHCIPLEYGDVTDIAPDVKLTFHNAGHILGSAVSHFHIGDGLYNVAFSGDIHYEDTRLFNGATNDFPRVETLVMESTYGGRNDYQTDQEDSEEKLKEVINETYEEGGKVLIPAFAVGRSQEIMLVLEEAMREGEIPSMPVHLDGMIWEATAIHTTYPEYLRDDLRDRIFHEDENPFLADEFNHIDGGEEERQDVADGEPCIILSTSGMVTGGPIMSWLSHIGPDPDSTMVFVGYQAQGTLGRRIQNGWDEIPTSEVGAMGNGGGRGTLDLNVDVETVDGFSGHADRAGLENFVKTMNPRPEKVLCVHGDERSTQDLSSALYHNYDMRTFAPKNLETFRFL